A stretch of DNA from Babesia bovis T2Bo chromosome 2, whole genome shotgun sequence:
GATAGCGCGTCGGACTTCTAATCCGAAGGTTGCGGGTTCGAGTCCCGCCGGAGGTAAATTTTATCAATTAAATTGAGTATCTATTGATAAATGTGTCTAAAACGATGCTATGCATGTGATCTATTTGAAAATACAATGTATGATTTGATTGGAGGCGCTCTGGATGTTCTACCCAATGATCTAGAATCCCATAGTGTATCTTATCCATCTGTTAAAAATTAATAATAATTTTATGAATAAAATGAATGTAGTATCTATATAGAACATTAAAGGGCTTGAAAGAATCACATGTGTGATATGTGTCACATCATCTATGCACTACCACCCTCAGTGATGCCACTTAGCGGCTAATCTATAGATTAACACATCTACTGCACAAAATGTGCAGCAATGTTGAATCTATATCGTCGTAAAAATCATGAAGATTACTTTTATATTAGCCGGTGGGTTGGCCACTTTTGGCCAATTGGCCGTGGCAAGTGTCGACTGGCTCCCGGCGCCTGCGcaaaatgatataataggggtatgttgtattaaATGTTGACATAAGCGATTGATCGTGTGCATATTAAAGTGGCAACCAGCTGGTTGTTGCACATGGCTATATTTATTGCCTCTTTCATGTTGTCTACATATCTGCATTTATGATTTCAAACACAAGAATCGACAACAGTGCATTTGTATCGATCATATAGTCGGTAATGTGGTAGTATTATGGCTATATGGTTATTTTGTTTGTTACACGTGTTGAGTTGAATCAACTTCTAGCAACGATAGTGTTGCAATAACGTGTCTAATGTATTTCAGCCGTCCATGGAAGATGTCGATGTACGTCGGTTTGAAAGATGGATTTCGGATCGGCTTATTATTCGTGAATACGGCAGATTCCATATGCTAAACCAAGACAACGGAAGATTGGTACGATTAGGAACTACTCTCATACCAAGAGATGTTGAGATTATGTTACATCTCATCAATTCACCTATTTTGCATGATTCTATGTTTGACCCTATGGCGTTTTCAACGGGGATATTACCGCATTTCCAAATGATAGGATTCCCGCATCGACTCACAATAGGAGGACCGTCATATACATTGGCAGTGGCATTGTTAGAAAATAATCCACAACGTTTGAAACACTACAAAGAGTTCAAACGAGATGAAACATCATGGCCAACATATATCGATAACGAAGCCGCATATACATATCTATGGAGAATGTTGGCAGATCAGGTTTCTGTAAAACGCAATCGTGTAGATGGAAACCCAAAAAAGATTATTAAAAATATGAAGTATCTATATCGCAATGACCGAAATGAACTGATGCTTTATAAATACCGCATAAGATTGAATAGGGAAAAGCATTACAAATTTGTAGCAATGATATCGCAGTGGTCCGTTCGCAAGTTACCAGTGAATCGAAAATACCTAGAGTTGCTAGATAAATTACTAATAAACCATGATAGATCAGCTTATGCGGAGGAACTCTTTGAAAATATAGGACATTTTTCTAAATACGTCAATTATCATGGCAATACTGGAGCTCCATCAACTGAGGAAATATTGGCATTACCGCTGCTGAAGCCCAAGCTGACAAAAGATGAAAGCCTGGATATAGAGGTGCAGTGTATATCAAATGTTACTATCAAACTAGCCCACAATCTACTGGCAAATATGTTAGAAAAACATGCTGTACCGGCCTTCAAGTCTTTGCGAAATCGAAAGCGGCTGCACAGAATACGTGGCGTAACTGGAGTAACCAGACATTTACGAATTACGATCAATGATTACCTAGAAACATCTCCCAAAGTGGCGGTGTTTGAACTCAACACGTCTCCAGAGGAACGAGAGGAAATTGAAGAGATGCTATTCGAATCAAGCTACAGCTTCCACCCATATTGGAATATGAAAAATGATACTTTGTACAATAAATCAGCGGATATCATGCTACTGGATGATACACAACAATTGAATTTGTTATTCGATGCGGAACGCGTTTTCCGTAAACTATTGAATATAAATGCGCGACACGTCGACTTCAAATTTTTACATGATGTTCTTCACAGACTCACTGCTCCACAAACACCATCACAACAGCTGTTCCCACGTAGTCCATTGGATACGTGCAGAGCGGTCCAGACATTAGCGGAAAAGGTAGAGGAACAGTATCTCTCGCTTTCATCCTTTGTACGTGATAAATTGGTGGCGAAGTGCCGTTGCCTGCTAGCATTCTTATATCTCTTTGGAGTGCCTGACGAATCCGGGAATCTAGAAATACCTGGAGGGTGGCCTCGTAATATAGCAAGCAGCTTGAGCTATATGACAGAAGGTGTAGGTGCGTCATGTGGATTGTGCAATGCCGTTTTGGGATTTTTGTCAGCCATAGGGTACCCTCCCGTAGCTAATAACATGTATGCATGGGAAACGCGTAACACGCATGGTGAGTCCACCGTGTACCAGATGCTGGTGACTTCCAAAGGATCGAAGCGCCAGAAGCATACCGAATATTTTGACAAGATACTACTGAGTTATTTAAGTGGACACTACAAATATGACGATGCTTCCAATCTTGCAATGAGCTACTACATATACAGCGGAATCGGAAACCCTTCACGAATCCTAGATGACTCTCTTCCCAGTAGCGGAATTGAGAGGATCCCCAAATCTATCGGGAGCAAATGTATAGACGCACTCCCTTACGTCATTGAAGCTGCAAAGTCGGCCATGCGTACAAAGAATCAATCGTATAACGGAGATGGAGCTGATGAATTTAGATCACGAAAATATGCTGAGTTCGTCAAAAAACTTGCAAACATGGGCGATGTTGATGGACTACGTGTCATGGGAGACTTCCATTATGTAGGACATGAAGCTGGTAACATAAGCGTGAATGTACCAAGAGCCTTGGAATATTGGTCTAGGGCAGCGCAAAACGGCGATGTGACATCTGCACTAACAATGGCAACACATTTGATCGATATGCTAAACCAAATCCCAAGGCGAGATGTTGATTATGGCGACATGGAAGATGCACCGATTGCCACAGCTCACTACAATTTAAATCCCAATGATCGAGCACATCTAGAATCGGCGGCAGAACGTTACTTGCGTATCGCAGCAAACTCTAATAATGCGTTGGCATCAGCAACAGCACGATTTTACATGACACGATACGGATTAGGAACGCAAAGAGACCCTATAGCAGCAGCAAGGTACCTACAGGAAGCAGCTGATCGTGGTGACATCGCATCGCAAATATTAATGGGACATGCATACGCAGGTATGCTGAACGACATAACACCTCCAGACGGTAAAAATGTGTTCACAGCATTGGAATATTATAGGCGTGCTGCAAAAGGCGGTAACCTAGTTGCTATATTCAACACAGCGGTGCTTACACTACATGGATATGACTTGAAGTTCAATTCATCAGTTGAAAGATGCAAAGCATCATTCTCTCTGTTCCAGAAAGTAGGGCGTTATTCATTACTACCGTCGGTTGTGAGA
This window harbors:
- a CDS encoding Oxidoreductase NAD-binding domain family protein, whose product is MKITFILAGGLATFGQLAVASVDWLPAPAQNDIIGPSMEDVDVRRFERWISDRLIIREYGRFHMLNQDNGRLVRLGTTLIPRDVEIMLHLINSPILHDSMFDPMAFSTGILPHFQMIGFPHRLTIGGPSYTLAVALLENNPQRLKHYKEFKRDETSWPTYIDNEAAYTYLWRMLADQVSVKRNRVDGNPKKIIKNMKYLYRNDRNELMLYKYRIRLNREKHYKFVAMISQWSVRKLPVNRKYLELLDKLLINHDRSAYAEELFENIGHFSKYVNYHGNTGAPSTEEILALPLLKPKLTKDESLDIEVQCISNVTIKLAHNLLANMLEKHAVPAFKSLRNRKRLHRIRGVTGVTRHLRITINDYLETSPKVAVFELNTSPEEREEIEEMLFESSYSFHPYWNMKNDTLYNKSADIMLLDDTQQLNLLFDAERVFRKLLNINARHVDFKFLHDVLHRLTAPQTPSQQLFPRSPLDTCRAVQTLAEKVEEQYLSLSSFVRDKLVAKCRCLLAFLYLFGVPDESGNLEIPGGWPRNIASSLSYMTEGVGASCGLCNAVLGFLSAIGYPPVANNMYAWETRNTHGESTVYQMLVTSKGSKRQKHTEYFDKILLSYLSGHYKYDDASNLAMSYYIYSGIGNPSRILDDSLPSSGIERIPKSIGSKCIDALPYVIEAAKSAMRTKNQSYNGDGADEFRSRKYAEFVKKLANMGDVDGLRVMGDFHYVGHEAGNISVNVPRALEYWSRAAQNGDVTSALTMATHLIDMLNQIPRRDVDYGDMEDAPIATAHYNLNPNDRAHLESAAERYLRIAANSNNALASATARFYMTRYGLGTQRDPIAAARYLQEAADRGDIASQILMGHAYAGMLNDITPPDGKNVFTALEYYRRAAKGGNLVAIFNTAVLTLHGYDLKFNSSVERCKASFSLFQKVGRYSLLPSVVRILSKRAKRVGDDIGHTLLNMFLSEMGDPDAHIAAAKHFKYNNRLCYVDKTLSPLRSQMNSYTPDGTLIQGAGNDHENEQNNGNESTQRGILHAVTHETDSPGTSLCHLYYARRSAHEVSGGSPLLLAEALLERDPKQSAEWMLEAKVRNENKATYLYAMMLEAGAGVKQDCAASYDYYTSMVYSRDYRNKLLGFLCIQRTRITRWLHGYTDLYKWFVVNFYDTPIVNHLQQKGYEPCSFAMPEFPNIANTKEIVITTLFVLVVSLLGSIYLKAR